The DNA segment CCACGTGCGTACCGCCGTCGGCCTGCGCGTCCAACCCCACGATGTCGACGACCCGGACTTCGGCCAGGTCCGGCGGCAGCAGGTTGGTGGCCGTACGGATGATGTCCGGGATCGCGAAGGCCTGCTCGCGCGGCAGCACCTTCACGTCGATCCGCCGGTCGGCGACGACCTCGGCGTTGATCGCGGCCTCCACGGTTTCCTTGAAACCAGGCGGGACTTCGGGCAGGTTGAAGTCCATCCGCGCGGTGCCCGGCTCCATGTTGCCGCCGGTCACCAACGCACCGAAGTCGCGGAAGACGACGCCACACAACACGTGCAGGCCGGAGTGCGTACGCATCAGCATGCTGCGCCGCTCGTCCTGCACCGCACCGCGTACGGCGGTGCCGGCGGGCGGCAGCGGGTCACCTTCGGCCGGCAGCAGATAGAACTCGTCGCCTTTACGCGTGCCGACGATGCGCGTCTCGACGCCACCCCACAGCAGCGTGCCGTGGTCGGGTGGCTGGCCGCCGCCACCGGGATAGAACGCGGACCGGTCCAGCACGATGCCGCTCTCCGCGTCGGACTGCAGCACGGTCGCGT comes from the Fodinicola acaciae genome and includes:
- a CDS encoding alanyl-tRNA editing protein, with product MTTHRLDLEDATLREWDATVLQSDAESGIVLDRSAFYPGGGGQPPDHGTLLWGGVETRIVGTRKGDEFYLLPAEGDPLPPAGTAVRGAVQDERRSMLMRTHSGLHVLCGVVFRDFGALVTGGNMEPGTARMDFNLPEVPPGFKETVEAAINAEVVADRRIDVKVLPREQAFAIPDIIRTATNLLPPDLAEVRVVDIVGLDAQADGGTHVASTKQIGRLQVAKVENKGRGFRRLRVKVVD